A genomic stretch from Candidatus Kryptoniota bacterium includes:
- a CDS encoding sugar phosphate nucleotidyltransferase encodes MSKHNQQIWGIILAGGEGKRVQSFVHSSYSTDAPKQYCTFTGTRSMLRHTIDRAEILIKPERLLTTVGKEHFRYAQYQLADRPSGTVIVQPFNRETGPAILYSLLHVWQRDPEATVCLFPSDHFVLNEQSFMEYIEFSSEFVNSNPQSMMLLGVNPRHPEGDYGWIVTGEQIADNDAKRVYHISRFVEKPDPFTASQLYHKGSLWNTMVIVSKAKTLLALFETFTPTVYQAFWGIRDVLGSSLEAHIVEEVYSRLSPMNFSYSILERNPVGLHTVRIEGVYWNDWGDAARIQSDIQHFCAVKGTPTVPLPFAKMSYETELKTGKQNNERQSFERIGNSRPVNLARLYPT; translated from the coding sequence ATGTCCAAGCATAATCAGCAGATATGGGGGATTATTCTCGCGGGTGGTGAGGGCAAACGCGTTCAGTCATTCGTCCACTCAAGTTATAGCACCGACGCTCCAAAACAATATTGCACCTTTACAGGTACACGCTCAATGCTCAGGCATACGATTGACCGTGCAGAAATCCTCATCAAACCTGAGCGGCTCTTGACTACCGTGGGCAAGGAGCATTTTCGTTACGCCCAGTATCAACTCGCCGACCGTCCATCAGGAACTGTAATCGTCCAGCCGTTCAATCGCGAAACTGGTCCCGCAATACTGTATTCGCTTCTCCACGTGTGGCAGCGCGACCCTGAAGCCACAGTGTGTTTGTTCCCTTCGGATCATTTCGTGTTGAACGAACAAAGTTTTATGGAATATATTGAATTCTCCTCCGAATTTGTCAACAGCAATCCTCAGTCTATGATGCTCTTAGGCGTTAATCCTCGACATCCTGAAGGTGACTATGGCTGGATTGTCACAGGTGAACAAATCGCCGACAACGACGCGAAACGAGTGTACCATATTTCACGGTTTGTGGAAAAACCGGATCCGTTCACTGCATCCCAACTCTACCACAAAGGTAGCCTATGGAACACGATGGTCATTGTCAGTAAGGCAAAGACTCTTCTGGCATTATTCGAAACGTTCACTCCAACGGTGTATCAGGCATTCTGGGGAATACGGGACGTCCTCGGTTCATCTCTCGAAGCACACATTGTTGAAGAAGTGTATTCAAGGTTATCTCCGATGAATTTTTCATATTCTATTCTCGAAAGGAATCCTGTTGGACTTCATACCGTAAGAATAGAAGGAGTATACTGGAATGATTGGGGCGATGCGGCTCGGATTCAATCGGATATTCAACACTTCTGTGCGGTAAAAGGAACTCCGACTGTTCCTTTGCCCTTTGCGAAAATGTCCTACGAAACGGAACTGAAAACAGGG